In Sphaeramia orbicularis chromosome 10, fSphaOr1.1, whole genome shotgun sequence, the following proteins share a genomic window:
- the LOC115427632 gene encoding protocadherin alpha-C2-like produces the protein MRCDQTMQSWGRYVALVVFLSFVHIIKASVTHYSIPEEMKVGSVVSNVATDLSLDVKTLSRRKMRLDLIANKKYLDVNKETGEIYVVEKIDREHLCTKTLTSCYLKMEVILENPVRIFNIELEILDINDNAPQFRRGVIHLDISESTPAGERFSLSNAVDPDVGINTVKTYHVSASEHFAIEVQTGRDGSKSADLILTKTLDREQQAVHNLILTAVDGGTPARSGTASVIVQVLDTNDNAPKFDQQTYNIKIMENSPIGSLVIHLNATDLDEGSNSDLIYSYSLYTSEKTQETFNLNPSTGEITVKGVLNYEDFKIYDMEVIATDKGTNSLSGQCTIKIMVEDMNDNHPQISIKSFQSPVSEDIKLDTVIAVVSVSDKDSGDNGVVDLHIPDHMPFKLRESSDNYYELVVSEPLDREKVPEYDITFTVTDRGSPPLSDNETMTLELLDVNDNVPQFPQSFYTIRVMENNAPGALLSSLTAFDPDLHENQYLVYFILEKEIANTSMSMLFSINPENGNLYALKTFDYEIEKEFLFHIEARDSGSPPLSSNVTVHIIIVDQNDNAPVIVSPWRAHGSVVEEKIPRSTDKGSLVAKVIALDIDSVHNSRITYQFLQVTDANLFSLDQYNGEIRTMRMFSYRDPRHQQLVVVAKDNGQPALSATVTIKLSTVETAVKAYSDMTEMPLEYDIFSDLNLYLVIGLGSVSFLLLITILVTIVLKCQKPKASKTAPPCRNSVISERNSTIADSTLVSNDAYWYSLFLAETRKGKLVVRQPVPKGSRYIVSSIPRSTGVTDTSDSAASTLQVGAIVIYFSLIHTLFSFSFSSL, from the coding sequence ATGCGGTGTGACCAAACAATGCAGTCATGGGGAAGGTACGTGGCGCTTGTcgtttttctttctttcgttcacATTATAAAAGCTTCAGTGACTCATTATTCCATACCAGAGGAGATGAAAGTAGGATCAGTCGTCTCTAACGTTGCAACGGATCTCAGCCTGGATGTTAAAACACTAAGCCGAAGAAAAATGCGCCTTGATCTAATTGCCAACAAAAAATATCTAGATGTGAACAAAGAGACTGGTGAGATTTACGTAGTGGAGAAAATTGACAGGGAACATCTTTGCACAAAAACACTGACATCATGTTATTTGAAAATGGAAGTGATACTTGAAAATCCTGTGCGTATATTCAACATAGAGCTGGAGATTCTGGACATAAATGACAACGCCCCTCAGTTTCGAAGGGGTGTCATACACTTGGACATATCTGAGTCAACACCTGCTGGAGAAAGATTTTCCCTCAGTAACGCAGTTGACCCTGATGTCGGGATTAACACCGTGAAAACGTATCACGTGAGCGCAAGTGAACACTTTGCTATTGAGGTTCAGACTGGAAGAGATGGGTCAAAATCAGCGGATTTAATTTTGACAAAAACCTTAGATCGCGAACAGCAGGCTGTTCATAATTTAATACTAACGGCTGTAGATGGCGGTACACCCGCTCGTTCCGGCACCGCAAGTGTAATTGTTCAGGTTTTAGACACAAATGATAACGCACCTAAATTTGATCAACAAACTTACAATATCAAAATAATGGAAAACTCTCCTATTGGAAGTCTTGTAATTCATCTAAATGCAACAGATTTAGATGAAGGATCAAATTCTGATTTAATATATTCTTACAGTCTTTATACCtcagaaaaaacacaagaaacatttAATCTGAATCCGTCCACGGGTGAAATTACAGTTAAGGGAGTTTTAAACTATGAAGATTTTAAGATTTATGACATGGAAGTTATAGCAACAGACAAAGGAACCAATAGTTTATCAGGACAGTGTACAATAAAAATTATGGTTGAAGATATGAATGATAACCATCCACAAATATCTATTAAATCATTTCAGAGTCCAGTCAGTGAAGACATCAAATTAGACACAGTGATAGCAGTAGTAAGTGTCAGTGATAAGGACTCAGGTGATAATGGAGTGGTTGATCTTCACATTCCAGATCATATGCCTTTTAAACTGAGAGAATCCTCTGATAACTATTATGAGTTAGTTGTTTCAGAACCATTAGACCGTGAGAAGGTTCCAGAATATGACATTACATTCACTGTTACAGACAGAGGTTCTCCTCCTTTATCTGATAATGAAACTATGACTTTAGAGCTGCTGGATGTTAATGATAATGTTCCACAGTTCCCTCAGTCATTTTATACTATACGTGTAATGGAGAATAATGCACCAGGAGCCTTGCTCAGTTCACTCACTGCATTTGACCCTGACCTCCATGAAAACCAGTATCTAGTTTATTTCATCCTGGAGAAGGAGATAGCCAACACCTCCATGTCCATGCTGTTCTCCATCAATCCAGAGAACGGGAACCTTTACGCACTGAAAACCTTTGACTATGAGATTGAGAAGGAGTTTCTTTTCCACATTGAGGCCAGAgactctggttctcctcctctcagCAGTAACGTGACTGTCCACATCATCATTGTGGATCAGAACGACAATGCTCCTGTTATTGTGTCTCCGTGGCGAGCCCACGGCTCAGTGGTGGAGGAAAAGATCCCCAGATCCACCGATAAAGGCTCCCTGGTTGCCAAGGTGATAGCCTTGGACATAGACTCGGTGCACAACTCTCGGATTACCTACCAGTTTCTCCAGGTGACTGATGCCAACCTGTTCAGTCTGGACCAATACAACGGAGAGATCCGGACCATGAGGATGTTCAGTTACAGAGATCCACGCCACCAGCAGCTGGTGGTCGTTGCCAAGGACAACGGGCAGCCTGCTCTGTCCGCTACAGTCACCATCAAGCTGTCCACAGTGGAGACTGCTGTGAAGGCCTACTCTGACATGACTGAGATGCCCCTAGAATATGACATCTTCTCAGACCTCAACCTGTATTTGGTCATtggtctgggctcagtgtcatttctcCTGCTCATCACCATATTGGTCACTATTGTGCTCAAGTGTCAGAAACCCAAGGCCAGTAAAACAGCTCCTCCCTGCAGGAACAGTGTGATCAGTGAGAGGAACTCCACCATCGCAGACTCCACTCTGGTGTCCAACGATGCCTACTGGTACAGTCTGTTTCTAGCAGAGACCAGGAAAGGAAAGCTGGTGGTTAGACAGCCTGTGCCAAAGGGCTCCAGATACATTGTGTCCAGTATACCGAGAAGCACAGGAGTGACTGACACTAGTGACTCTGCAGCTTCTACTCTGCAGGTAGGAGCAATAGTAATATATTTCTCATTGATACACACactttttagtttttcattttcCAGCCTATGA
- the LOC115427587 gene encoding protocadherin alpha-C2-like, whose amino-acid sequence MSFRNGRIVCCPSRNALSPYTTIGQFAIMESCKRYVLFAFLFLFCFVDHISTSVTHYSIPEEMKEGSVVANLATDLSLDVKTLTQRKMRLDIIANKKYLDVNKETGELYIVEKIDRENICPTKMSCYLRLEVILENPLRIFNIEVEILDINDNAPQFRRDAIHLDISEATPKGERFSLSNAVDADVGINSVNTYRLSESEHFNIEVQTGREGSKFADLILTTTLDREQQAVHNLILTAVDGGTPARSGTASVIVRVLDTNDNAPKFDQPTYNIKIMENSPIGSLVVHLNATDLDEGSNSDLIYSYSLYTSEKTQETFNLNPSTGEITVKGVLNYEDFRIYDMEVIATDKGTNSLSGQCTIKIMVEDMNDNHPQISIKSFQSPVSEDIKLDTVIAVVSVSDKDSGDNGVVDLHIPDHMPFKLRESSDNYYELVVSEPLDREKVPEYDITFTVTDRGSPPLSDNETMTLELLDVNDNVPQFPQSFYTIRVMENNAPGALLSSLTAFDPDLHENQYLVYFILEKEIANTSMSMLFSINPENGNLYALKTFDYEIEKEFLFHIEARDSGSPPLSSNVTVHIIIVDQNDNAPVIVSPWRAHGSVVEEKIPRSTDKGSLVAKVIALDVDSVHNSRITYQFLQVTDANLFSLDQYNGEIRTMRMFSYRDPRHQQLVVVAKDNGQPALSATVTIKLSTVETAVKAYSDMTEVPLEYDIFSDLNLYLVIGLGSVSFLLLITILVTIVLKCQKPKASKTAPPCRNSVISERNSTIADSTLVSNDAYWYSLFLAETRKGKLVVRQPVPKGSRYIVSSIPRSTGVTDTSDSAASTLQVWPL is encoded by the coding sequence ATGTCTTTCCGAAATGGCAGAATTGTGTGCTGTCCCAGCCGCAATGCACTAAGCCCATACACGACAATAGGACAATTTGCAATAATGGAGTCCTGTAAGAGGTACGTGCTTTTCgctttcctttttctgttttgctTCGTGGACCATATTTCGACATCAGTGACTCATTATTCTATACCAGAGGAAATGAAAGAAGGATCCGTTGTTGCTAATCTGGCTACCGATCTGAGCCTGGATGTAAAAACACTAACACAGAGGAAGATGCGTCTCGACATCATCGCCAACAAAAAGTATCTGGATGTGAACAAAGAAACCGGTGAACTCTACATTGTTGAGAAGATAGATAGAGAGAATATTTGCCCTACAAAGATGTCGTGCTACCTCAGATTGGAGGTAATACTAGAAAACCCTCTACGAATTTTTAATATAGAGGTAGAAATTTTAGATATTAATGACAACGCCCCACAATTTCGCAGAGACGCCATTCATCTAGATATATCTGAGGCAACGCCAAAAGGAGAGAGATTCTCCCTCAGCAACGCAGTTGATGCTGATGTTGGAATCAATTCAGTGAACACGTACCGTTTGAGTGAAAGCGAACATTTTAACATCGAAGTTCAGACAGGAAGGGAAGGATCGAAATTTGCTGATTTGATCTTAACAACAACGTTAGACAGAGAGCAGCAGGCTGTTCACAACTTAATATTAACAGCTGTAGACGGTGGTACACCCGCTCGTTCTGGCACTGCAAGTGTAATTGTgcgtgttttggacacaaacGACAACGCACCGAAATTTGACCAACCAACCTacaatataaaaattatggaaaattcCCCTATTGGCAGCCTGGTTGTTCATCTCAATGCAACAGACTTAGACGAAGGATCAAATTCTGATTTAATATATTCTTACAGTCTTTATACCtcagaaaaaacacaagaaacatttAATCTGAATCCCTCTACTGGTGAAATTACTGTTAAGGGAGTTTTAAACTATGAAGATTTCAGGATTTATGACATGGAAGTTATAGCAACAGACAAAGGAACCAATAGTTTATCAGGACAGTGTACAATAAAAATTATGGTTGAAGATATGAATGATAACCATCCACAAATATCTATTAAATCATTTCAGAGTCCAGTCAGTGAAGACATCAAATTAGACACAGTGATAGCAGTAGTTAGTGTCAGTGATAAGGACTCAGGTGATAATGGAGTGGTTGATCTTCACATTCCAGATCATATGCCTTTTAAACTGAGGGAATCCTCTGATAACTATTATGAGTTAGTTGTTTCAGAGCCATTAGACCGTGAGAAGGTTCCAGAATATGACATTACATTCACTGTTACAGACAGAGGTTCTCCTCCTTTATCTGATAATGAAACTATGACTTTAGAGCTGCTGGATGTTAATGATAATGTTCCACAGTTCCCTCAGTCATTTTATACTATACGTGTAATGGAGAATAATGCACCAGGAGCCTTGCTCAGTTCTCTCACTGCGTTTGACCCTGACCTCCATGAAAACCAGTATCTGGTTTATTTCATCCTGGAGAAGGAGATAGCCAACACCTCCATGTCCATGCTGTTCTCCATCAATCCAGAGAACGGGAACCTTTACGCACTGAAAACCTTTGACTATGAGATTGAGAAGGAGTTTCTTTTCCACATTGAGGCCAGAgactctggttctcctcctctcagCAGTAACGTGACTGTCCACATCATCATTGTGGATCAGAACGACAATGCTCCTGTTATTGTGTCTCCGTGGCGAGCCCACGGCTCAGTGGTGGAGGAAAAGATCCCCAGATCCACCGATAAAGGCTCCCTGGTTGCCAAGGTGATAGCCTTGGACGTAGACTCGGTGCACAACTCTCGGATTACCTACCAGTTTCTCCAGGTGACTGATGCCAACCTGTTCAGTCTGGACCAATACAACGGAGAGATCCGGACCATGAGGATGTTCAGTTACAGAGATCCACGCCACCAGCAGCTGGTGGTCGTTGCCAAGGACAACGGGCAGCCTGCTCTGTCCGCTACAGTCACCATCAAGCTGTCCACAGTGGAGACTGCTGTGAAGGCCTACTCTGACATGACTGAGGTGCCTCTAGAATATGACATCTTCTCAGACCTCAACCTGTATTTGGTCATtggtctgggctcagtgtcatttctcCTGCTCATCACCATATTGGTCACTATTGTGCTCAAGTGTCAGAAACCCAAGGCCAGTAAAACAGCTCCTCCCTGCAGGAACAGTGTGATCAGTGAGAGGAACTCCACCATCGCAGACTCCACTCTGGTGTCCAACGATGCCTACTGGTACAGTCTGTTTCTAGCAGAGACCAGGAAAGGAAAGCTGGTGGTTAGACAGCCTGTGCCAAAGGGTTCCAGATACATTGTGTCCAGTATACCGAGAAGTACAGGAGTGACTGACACTAGTGACTCTGCCGCCTCCACTCTACAGGTATGGCCATTATAA
- the LOC115427296 gene encoding protocadherin alpha-C2-like, with protein MGHFGIMESYKRYVLFAFLFLFCFVDHISTSVTHYSIPEEMKEGSVVANLATDLSLDVTTLTQRKMRLDIIANKKYLDVNKETGELYIVEKIDREYLCPTKFVMSCYLKLEAILENPLRIFNIELEIQDINDNAPQFRREAIHLDISEATPKGERFSLSNAVDPDVRINSVKTYSLSESDHFNIEVQTGRDGSKFAELILIKNLDREKQAIHNLILTAIDGGTPARSGTVSIIVHVLDTNDNAPTFDKHNYSLKIMENSPIGSLVVHLNATDLDEGSNSDVVYSYSLYTSEKTQETFNLNPSTGEITVKGMLNYEDFRIYDMEVIATDKGTNSLSGQCTIKIMVEDMNDNHPEISIKSFQSPVSEDIKLDTAIAVVSVSDKDSGDNGVVDLHIPDHMPFKLRESSDNYYELVVSEPLDREKVPEYDITFTVTDRGSPPLSDNETMTLELLDVNDNVPQFPQSFYTIRVMENNAPGALLSSLTAFDPDLHENQYLVYFILEKEIANTSMSMLFSINPENGNLYALKTFDYEIEKEFLFHIEARDSGSPPLSSNVTVHIIIVDQNDNAPVIVSPWRAHGSVVEEKIPRSTDKGSLVAKVIALDIDSVHNSRITYQFLQVTDANLFSLDQYNGEIRTMRMFSYRDPRHQQLVVVAKDNGQPALSATVTIKLSTVETAVKAYSDMTEVPLEYDIFSDLNLYLVIGLGSVSFLLLITILVTIVLKCQKPKASKTAPPCRNSVISERNSTIADSTLVSNDAYWYSLFLAETRKGKLVVRQPVPKGSRYIVSSIPRSTGVTDTSDSAASTLQV; from the coding sequence ATGGGGCATTTCGGAATAATGGAGTCCTATAAGAGGTACGTGCTGTtcgcttttctttttctgttttgcttCGTGGACCATATTTCGACTTCAGTGACTCATTATTCTATACCAGAGGAAATGAAAGAAGGATCCGTTGTTGCTAATCTTGCTACCGATCTGAGCCTGGATGTAACAACACTAACACAGAGGAAGATGCGTCTCGACATCATCGCCAACAAAAAGTATCTGGATGTGAACAAAGAAACCGGTGAACTGTATATTGTCGAGAAGATAGATAGAGAATATCTTTGCCCTACAAAGTTTGTAATGTCCTGCTATCTCAAACTGGAGGCAATATTGGAAAATCCATTAAGGATTTTTAATATAGAGCTAGAAATTCAGGATATTAACGATAACGCCCCACAGTTTCGACGAGAGGCCATTCATTTAGACATATCTGAGGCAACGCCAAAAGGAGAGAGATTCTCCCTGAGCAACGCAGTCGATCCCGATGTCAGAATCAATTCAGTGAAAACGTACAGTTTGAGTGAAAGTGACCATTTTAATATTGAAGTCCAGACAGGAAGAGACGGATCGAAGTTCGCCGAATTAATCCTAATAAAGAATTTGGATCGAGAGAAACAAGctattcataatttaatattaacaGCCATAGATGGCGGTACACCAGCTCGATCCGGTACTGTCAGTATTATTGTACATGTATTAGACACAAATGATAACGCTCCGACGTTTGACAAGCATAATTACAGccttaaaataatggaaaattctCCAATTGGTAGCCTCGTTGTTCATCTAAATGCAACAGACTTAGATGAGGGGTCCAATTCTGATGTAGTATATTCATACAGTCTTTATACCtcagaaaaaacacaagaaacatttAATCTGAATCCCTCTACTGGTGAAATTACTGTCAAAGGAATGCTAAATTATGAAGATTTCAGGATTTATGACATGGAAGTTATAGCAACAGACAAAGGAACCAATAGTTTATCAGGACAGTGTACAATAAAAATTATGGTTGAAGATATGAATGATAACCACCCAGAAATATCTATTAAATCATTTCAGAGTCCAGTCAGTGAAGACATCAAATTAGACACAGCAATAGCAGTAGTTAGTGTCAGTGATAAGGACTCAGGTGATAATGGAGTGGTTGATCTTCACATTCCAGATCATATGCCTTTTAAACTGAGGGAATCCTCTGATAACTATTATGAGTTAGTGGTTTCAGAGCCATTAGACCGTGAGAAGGTTCCAGAATATGACATTACATTCACTGTTACAGACAGAGGTTCTCCTCCTTTATCTGATAATGAAACTATGACTTTAGAGCTGCTGGATGTTAATGATAATGTTCCACAGTTCCCTCAGTCATTTTATACTATACGTGTAATGGAGAATAACGCACCAGGAGCCTTGCTCAGTTCACTCACTGCGTTTGACCCTGACCTCCATGAAAACCAGTATCTAGTTTATTTCATCCTGGAGAAGGAGATAGCCAACACCTCCATGTCCATGCTGTTCTCCATCAACCCAGAGAACGGGAACCTTTACGCACTGAAAACCTTTGACTATGAGATTGAGAAGGAGTTTCTTTTCCACATTGAGGCCAGAgactctggttctcctcctctcagCAGTAACGTGACTGTCCACATCATCATTGTGGATCAGAATGACAATGCTCCTGTTATTGTGTCTCCGTGGCGAGCCCACGGCTCAGTGGTGGAGGAAAAGATCCCCAGATCCACCGATAAAGGCTCCCTGGTTGCCAAGGTGATAGCCTTGGACATAGACTCGGTGCACAACTCTCGGATTACCTACCAGTTTCTCCAGGTGACTGATGCCAACCTGTTCAGTCTGGACCAATACAACGGAGAGATCCGGACCATGAGGATGTTCAGTTACAGAGATCCACGCCACCAGCAGCTGGTGGTCGTTGCCAAGGACAACGGGCAGCCTGCTCTGTCCGCTACAGTCACCATCAAGCTGTCCACAGTGGAGACTGCTGTGAAGGCCTACTCTGACATGACTGAGGTGCCTCTAGAATATGACATCTTCTCAGACCTCAACCTGTATTTGGTCATtggtctgggctcagtgtcatttctcCTGCTCATCACCATATTGGTCACTATTGTGCTCAAGTGTCAGAAACCCAAGGCCAGTAAAACAGCTCCTCCCTGCAGGAACAGTGTGATCAGTGAGAGGAACTCCACCATCGCAGACTCCACTCTGGTGTCCAACGATGCCTACTGGTACAGTCTGTTTCTAGCAGAGACCAGGAAAGGAAAGCTGGTGGTTAGACAGCCTGTGCCAAAGGGCTCCAGATACATTGTGTCCAGTATACCGAGAAGTACAGGAGTGACTGACACTAGTGACTCTGCAGCTTCTACTTTGCAGGTATGA
- the LOC115427295 gene encoding protocadherin alpha-C2-like — protein sequence MYQVKCGKPNMTMGQLDNMESCKRYVLLAFLFIFCFVDHISTSVTHYSIPEEMKEGSVVANVATDLSLDVKTLTQRKMRLDIISSKKYLDVNKETGELYIVEKIDREYLCPSKSVMSCYLRLEVILENPLRIFNIEVEILDINDNAPQFRRDAIHLDISEATPKGERFSLSNAVDPDVGINTVKTYHLSDSEHFNIEVQTGREGSKFADLILKRALDREQQAVHNLILTALDGGTPARSGTASVIVHVMDTNDNAPKFDQPTYDIKIMENSPIGSLVVRLNATDLDEGSNSEIIYSYSLYTSEKTQETFILNPSTGEITVKGVLNYEDFRIYDMEVIATDKGTNSLSGQCTIKIMVEDMNDNHPEISIKSFQSPVSEDIKLDTVIAVVSVSDKDSGDNGVVDLHIPDHMPFKLRESSDNYYELVVSEPLDREKVPEYDITFTVTDRGSPPLSDNETMTLELLDVNDNVPQFPQSFYTIRVMENNAPGALLSSLTAFDPDLHENQYLVYFILEKEIANTSMSMLFSINPENGNLYALKTFDYEIEKEFLFHIEARDSGSPPLSSNVTVHIIIVDQNDNAPVIVSPWRAHGSVVEEKIPRSTDKGSLVAKVIALDIDSVHNSRITYQFLQVTDANLFSLDQYNGEIRTMRMFSYRDPRHQQLVVVAKDNGQPALSATVTIKLSTVETAVKAYSDMTEVPLEYDIFSDLNLYLVIGLGSVSFLLLITILVTIVLKCQKPKASKTAPPCRNSVISERNSTIADSTLVSNDAYWYSLFLAETRKGKLVVRQPVPKGSRYIVSSIPRSTGVTDTSDSAASTLQV from the coding sequence ATGTACCAGGTGAAATGCGGTAAGCCCAACATGACAATGGGACAATTGGATAACATGGAGTCTTGTAAGAGGTACGTGCTGCtcgcttttctttttattttctgctTTGTGGATCATATTTCGACTTCAGTGACTCATTATTCAATACCAGAGGAAATGAAAGAAGGATCGGTTGTTGCTAATGTTGCTACCGATTTGAGCCTGGATGTAAAAACACTGACACAGAGGAAGATGCGTCTCGACATCATCTCCAGCAAAAAGTATCTGGATGTGAACAAAGAAACCGGTGAACTCTACATTGTTGAGAAGATAGATAGAGAATACCTTTGTCCATCAAAGTCCGTGATGTCTTGCTATCTCAGATTAGAGGTAATATTAGAAAATCCATTGCGGATCTTTAATATAGAGGTGGAAATTTTAGATATTAATGACAACGCCCCGCAGTTCCGCAGAGACGCCATTCATTTAGATATATCCGAAGCCACGCCAAAAGGAGAGAGATTCTCTCTCAGTAATGCTGTTGACCCCGATGTAGGAATTAATACGGTGAAAACGTACCATTTGAGTGACAGCGAACATTTCAATATCGAGGTTCAGACAGGAAGAGAAGGGTCGAAATTTGCCGATTTGATATTGAAAAGGGCCTTAGACAGAGAACAGCAAGCTGTTCATAACTTAATATTAACTGCTTTGGATGGTGGTACACCCGCTCGATCTGGCACCGCAAGTGTAATTGTGCACGTTATGGACACAAACGATAACGCACCAAAATTTGACCAACCAACCTACGacataaaaataatggaaaattctCCTATAGGCAGTCTTGTAGTTCGTCTAAATGCAACAGACTTAGATGAAGGATCAAATTCAGAAATTATATATTCATATAGTCTTTATACTtctgaaaaaacacaagaaacatttATATTAAATCCCTCTACTGGTGAAATTACAGTCAAGGGGGTGTTAAATTATGAAGATTTCAGGATTTATGACATGGAAGTTATAGCAACAGACAAAGGAACTAATAGTTTATCAGGACAGTGTACAATAAAAATTATGGTTGAAGATATGAATGATAACCACCCAGAAATATCTATTAAATCATTTCAGAGTCCAGTCAGTGAAGACATCAAATTAGACACAGTGATAGCAGTAGTTAGTGTCAGTGATAAGGACTCAGGTGATAATGGAGTGGTTGATCTTCACATTCCAGATCATATGCCTTTTAAACTGAGGGAATCCTCTGATAACTATTATGAGTTAGTGGTTTCAGAGCCATTAGACCGTGAGAAGGTTCCAGAATATGACATTACATTCACTGTTACAGACAGAGGTTCTCCTCCTTTATCTGATAATGAAACAATGACTTTAGAGCTGCTGGATGTTAATGATAATGTTCCACAGTTCCCTCAGTCATTTTATACTATACGTGTAATGGAGAATAATGCACCAGGAGCCTTGCTCAGTTCACTCACTGCGTTTGACCCTGACCTCCATGAAAACCAGTATCTAGTTTATTTCATCCTGGAGAAGGAGATAGCCAACACCTCCATGTCCATGCTGTTCTCCATCAATCCAGAGAACGGGAACCTTTACGCACTGAAAACCTTTGACTATGAGATTGAGAAGGAGTTTCTTTTCCACATTGAGGCCAGAgactctggttctcctcctctcagCAGTAACGTGACTGTCCACATCATCATTGTGGATCAGAATGACAATGCTCCTGTTATTGTGTCTCCGTGGCGAGCCCACGGCTCAGTGGTGGAGGAAAAGATCCCCAGATCCACCGATAAAGGCTCCCTGGTTGCCAAGGTGATAGCCTTGGACATAGACTCGGTGCACAACTCTCGGATTACCTACCAGTTTCTCCAGGTGACTGATGCCAACCTGTTCAGTCTGGACCAATACAACGGAGAGATCCGGACCATGAGGATGTTCAGTTACAGAGATCCACGCCACCAGCAGCTGGTGGTTGTTGCCAAGGACAACGGACAGCCTGCTCTGTCCGCTACAGTCACCATCAAGCTGTCCACAGTGGAGACTGCTGTGAAGGCCTACTCTGACATGACTGAGGTGCCTCTAGAATATGACATCTTCTCAGACCTCAACCTGTATTTGGTCATtggtctgggctcagtgtcatttctcCTGCTCATCACCATATTGGTCACTATTGTGCTCAAGTGTCAGAAACCCAAGGCCAGTAAAACAGCTCCTCCCTGCAGGAACAGTGTGATCAGTGAGAGGAACTCCACCATCGCAGACTCCACTCTGGTGTCCAACGATGCCTACTGGTACAGTCTGTTTCTAGCAGAGACCAGGAAAGGAAAGTTGGTGGTTAGACAGCCTGTGCCAAAGGGCTCCAGATACATTGTGTCCAGTATACCGAGAAGCACAGGAGTGACTGACACTAGTGACTCTGCAGCTTCTACTCTACAGGTATGA